In Holophagales bacterium, the DNA window CTCGCGGGGGAGGTGCTCCGCGCGGTCGGCCAGGCCGACCCGGTCGAGGTACTCCTCGGCGAGCTTGTTGCGCTTGCGCCTCGGGACCGCCTGGTAGTAGAGCGGGAGGGCGACGTTCTCGACGGCCGTCTTGAACGGGATCAGGTTGAACGACTGGAAGACGAAGCCGAGAAGGCTGGCCCGAAGGCCCGCGGCCTTCGTCTCGGACATCTGCCCGATCCGCTGCCCGTCGAGGTGGTAGTCCCCGTCGTCGTACCCGTCGAGGAGGCCGAGGACGTTGAGGAGGGTCGACTTCCCGGACCCGGATGCTCCCATGATCGCGACCAGCTCGCCCGGGGCGATCGAGAGGTCGATCCCCTTGAGGACGTGGAGCTTGCTCGACCCCATGGGGTAGCTCTTGTTGAGCCGGGTGAGCCGGATCATGGCGTCCAAAGGGCTTCCCGCCGGGGACGGCTCCTCCCGGAGCCCGAGTTCGACACCGCCACTCACCTCTCCTTGTACGGCGGGGCGGCCGGGAGTTCTCGCCCCGGCCGCCTCGCCGGAGGCGCTTCAGAGCTCGAGCCTGCGGAGGCGGAGCGAGTTCACGATGACGGAGACCGAGCTGAGGCTCATGGCGGCCCCGG includes these proteins:
- a CDS encoding ABC transporter ATP-binding protein, which produces MIRLTRLNKSYPMGSSKLHVLKGIDLSIAPGELVAIMGASGSGKSTLLNVLGLLDGYDDGDYHLDGQRIGQMSETKAAGLRASLLGFVFQSFNLIPFKTAVENVALPLYYQAVPRRKRNKLAEEYLDRVGLADRAEHLPRELSGGQQQRVAIARALISNPKVILADEPTGALDSQTSLEVMEVLREINATGVTLLIVTHEREVAARTRRVIRLRDGRIEGDGPPETVFAPAPFAPAAFAPASPAPAAALTT